ATTTCACTTTGTCCTCCGCCTGAAATCGCTATACTAACCAACATTTGAATAAAATGACCGCCGAATCCGAGATCATCCGCAAACCTTACAGTTGTGCAGTATAGTTCCAATGCTTCAGAGAATTTATTATTATTCTCTAAATCAATGCCTAATATAATTACAATATAGCTTGTTAGTTGTCTTGGAACAGACAACATAGTACTTGAAATTTCTTCTCGTGGTTGAAATATCGGCTTTAAGTTTTCAGCATTAACACCTTTCTTTAATAAATTAACATTGGCAGTATATGATTTTGCCCATTTTACCAACTCATCATTCATCGGTTCAGATCGCTCATAAACACTATTGTATAATACGTCTTGGAAATCATCCGGCACATCAATTTTCTTAGCAATGGCCAACTTATAATACTCCGCTGCATTGCCTGGCACGGCCGGGCCGAACAGCGGCGGGCGCTTGTATTCCTTCTTCTCCCATTCGACGATGCGCTTTTCCAAATCAGCCGAGAGCTCCTTCATCCGGGCCGTCGCCTGCAGGAACCGGACATAATGATAACCGACAAACACCAGGACCACCGCCACGATGCCCAAGCCTATATAAAGCAGTTTCTTTTTCATAATTACTCCTAACCTCGAGTAGGCCTATTCATCCACCTGAACAGCAAGTACCCTCCTAACAGTCCATAGGTTACACCAGAAATAATGTACATGACAAATCCATTCAGCCCCAACCCTAACAATCCAAACAAAAGCATACAGCAATACCCCGGCAGGTATAAGATGAAATCCAGGATAAGTACAATTATAGGCATGTGCTCTACCCCAAGCGGGGAACTCATCTTATAGCTGCCTAACGCCAAGACAAATAGGAAATGAACAACTCCTACTACCATGGACAACCTCAAGAATTCCTCTTTGGGATTGATAATGTTCTTGGCGGCTATCTTTTGGGCGATATCCTGGGCAATCTCTGACGGGCCTTCACCGATCTGGGAGGCATCAGCCGGAATGACGATGTCTTTGCCGCACTTGGGGCATTGACCGGTCTCGCCGGCCATCAAGAACTTGAATTCCACCTCATTGGCGCACTTGGGACAGTTGAATTTCAGTGCCATATAAATTTACTATTTATTCGCCTTCGCCTTGCTCAGCACCAGCAGTCGGACAACATCATTAAGCGTCAATAGCTTATTTGGTTCGGGCGCATGTTTAGGCCGCCATCTTATGCTGTCAATAATTAACCATTCAAGGTCGCTTTCAAGCGGAGCGCTGTCTGCTCCAGTCTTGAGATTGATCATCTTATCATCCGGCCGGATTTGTCCGGCATTGACCCCAAGCACCTTGGCGATTTCGTTCCAAGCCGCATAGAAAGCATCTTGCGGAACGTTACTACCGTTATAAAAACGGTCATATATTTCGCTGGTGGAAAGTATCTCCCTGCCCCTAAGATAAGCCCGGCGCCTGGACCGGACCACCCACTTTCGGATATTAATAAACGCTACCACGCTTACTATCAGCACAATCCAAAATAGAAGCTTACTATTAAAATCCATATCACTTCTTAATCTTTAGAATCCTCTGTATCTCTGCGACTAATTCTGCTGCGTATACTTCTTTTCTTCGTGCCCTCTGCGCCTCTGTGGCTAATACTATCTTAAGAACTTACTCATCATTGACTTGGGCATCTTGCCCATATTCTTCATCATCTTCTGCATCTCGTTGAACTGTTTGAGAAGTGAGTTAATCTCGGCCACGCTGGTACCGCTGCCCTTGGAGATGCGCAGTTTGCGCTTGCCGTCCAGGATGTCCGGCTCGGTCCGCTCCTTGGGCGTCATCGACTGGATTATCGCCTCTATCCGTTTCAACTGCTTGTCGTCCATATCCACATTCTTAAGCGCCCCGCCGATGCCCGGTATCATAGCCATCAGGTCCTTGAGGGAGCCCATCTTCTTTATCTGCTGTAACTGGTCCAGGAAGTCCTGCAAATCCAGTTTATTCTTGAGCATCTTGTCCTGAAGTTTCTTGGCCTGGTCTTCGTCCATCACCGACTGCGCCTTTTCCACCAGCGAGACCACGTCACCCATACCCAAGATGCGCGATGCCATCCGGTCCGGGTGAAACTCCTCAAAATTATCCATCTTCTCGCCGATACCAACAAACTTGATGGGCTTCAAGGTGACGGCCTTGATGGACAGGGCCGCGCCGCCCCGGGCGTCGCCGTCCAGCTTGGTCAGAATCACGCCGCCCAATGGCAATTGCTCATTGAAGGCCTTGGCGCTGTTGACCGCGTCCTGCCCGGTCATGGCATCAGCCACCAGGAATATATGGTTCGGGCTGGTCCGGCGGTTAATTTCCTTGAGCTCATCCATCAGCTCTTCGTTTATATGCAGACGTCCGGCCGTATCCAATATGACCACATCGAGGTTATTGGTTATTGCATGTTTAACAGCCTGAGCGCAAATACGCGGCGGCGGACCCATTTCCTCGGAATATACCGGGATATTTAGCTGTTTGCCCAACGACTTTAACTGGTCAACGGCGGCCGGCCGCTGGATATCCGCGGCCACCAGTAACGGACGCTTGCCCTTCTTGATAAGAAACTTGGCCAACTTTGCGCAGGTGGTGGTCTTGCCGCAACCCTGAAGACCGGCCATCATTATCACGGTCGGCGGCTGTGAGGCAAACTGTAAACTAGCATCTACTGCCCCGCCCATCAGGGTGACCAGCTCGTCGTGGACTATCTTGATTATCTGCTGAGCCGGCGAGATGCTCTGGATGACCTCCTGACCTATGGCCCGCTTAGTGACGCGGTCAATGAAGTCCTTAACGACCTTGTAATTAACGTCGGCCTCAAGCAAAGCCATGCGCACTTCGCGCAGGCCATCCTGGATATTGGACTCAGTCAGCTTGCCCCGGCCGGCCAGCTTGCGGAACGCGGCTTGGAGTTTTTCGGTGATATTATCAAACATATTATTTTTGCCACTGAGTCACAGAGCACACAGAAAAACAAATTATTATAAAGACCTCCGTGATCTCTGTGGCTAACGTATTATTCATCGGCAGCAGATACCTTATCAGATACACGTTTAATGTTGGCTCCTAAGGCGATGAGTTTCTGCTCTATCTTCTCATAACCGCGGTCGATATGGTAAACGCGCTGAACCTCGGTAGTGCCTTTGGCTACCATAGCGGCCAGGACCAGAGCGGCCGATGCCCTGAGGTCGGACGCCATCACCGGCGCGCCCAGAAGATGCTTGACGCCCTGGATGATGGAATAAGCCGCCTCTTTACGGATGCGCGCGCCCATGCGGTTGAGTTCGGCCACATGCATAAACCGGTCCGGATAAATCTTTTCAGTAATTATACTGATGCCATCTGCCAACGCCAGCAAGACCATCACCTGAGCCTGCATATCGGTCGGGAAACCCGGATACGGCAACGTGGCCACATCCACGGGTTTGATGTATTTAACGCGTGACACCCGGCACTCGGTATTTGATACACGGGTAACGGTTACGCCCATATCCTTGTACTTATCCAGCACAGCGACCAGATGGTCAAGCCGGCAGTTCTTGATGGTCATATTATCGCCCAGCAAAGCGCCGGCGGTGATGAACGTGCCAGCCTCTATCCGGTCAGGAATAACCGTATAGGTCGTGCCCTTAAGCAACTTGACGCCTTCTATCTCCAGCCGGTGCGTACCGATACCTTTAATCTTAGCGCCCATCTTGACCAAGAAGTTAGACAGGTCCTGGACCTCCGGCTCGCAGGCGGCGTTCTCGATAACGGTCCGACCTTTGGCCAGCACCGCCGCCATCAGCACATTGGCCGTGCCGGTAACGGTGGAACCGAATGTTCCGCCCAGATACATCTCACAGCCGACCAGCTTATCGGCCTTGCCGATAAGATATCCGTGTTCGTAATCAATGGTGGCACCGAGCATCTTGAGCCCTTTCTCATGTAAATCTATGGGCCGGACGCCGATGACGCAGCCGCCGGGCAGGGAAACCTTAGCCGTCCGGCGCTTGCCGATGAGCGGCCCAAGCACGCAGAACGACGCCCGCATAGTCTTGACCAATTCGTAGCGGGCTGTGGAGTTCTTTTCATTCTTGACCTCTGTCTCGATATCACCGTTGGGCTTGCGTTCCACGTCAACGCCCAGCTCGCGCAGGATTTTGGCAAGCACTTCTACGTCGGAAAGGTTGGGCACGCCCTTGATAACGCATTGGCCTTTAGCCAGAAGCGTCGCGGCCAGGATGGGCAGCGCCGCATTCTTGGAACCGCTGACGGTGACCGAGCCCTTGAGAAGTGAACCGCCTTTGATGATGAATTTGTCCATAATTTACTCCTGTATACTATATACTGTGTCCTATATATTTTGTAACAATCACTCTTTCAATTCCATTATAATCTTGTATCGTCTTTATGCTACCAAAGTATCCACTCTTGACAACTAATTTCTGGATATGCCTTAATTTATTATGGCCCATCTCCAGAATGACACGACCGCCGGGCTTGAGGTATTTCGGGGCTGAGGCGATTATTTCCTTGTAGAATGATAACCCACTGTCAATAGCAAACAAGGCCTGTTTGGGCTCATATCTGCGGACGCTCGGCATCAAGAGCCGGGCTTCCGAACGGGCCACATACGGCGGATTGGAGACAATCATATCAACCTTGCCTTCAAGGCGGTGTTTTCTAAACGCCTCAAATAGATTGCCGCGGCAGAATGTTATGAATTTAGAGACTTTATGATTGCGTGAATTCTGACCGGCAATAACCAGCGCCCGAGCGGAGATATCAGAGGCGTATATTTTTATCGCCGGATTATTTATGTGTTTGGCAATTGATACGGCAATATTCCCGGAACCAGTGCCTATGTCCATAACCACCGGCCGGGCAACTGTTTTCAGCGCGACCAGCGCCGCCTCGACCACAAACTCAGTCTCCGGCCTGGGTATCAGCACGCCCGGCTTGGTAACGAAGTCCAGCGACATAAACTCACGATGCCCTACAATATACGCCAGCGGATAATCACAACGGTACTGCTTCAGGTATTTATTAAACCGTTGTATGGTTTGCTTAGCCAACACCTTATCCGGATTCTTATATAGCTCTATCCGCTCGGCGCGTGGAGATATGCTATGGGCCAGGAGCGTTTCCACATCTATATTGCGGGACTTGTCCTTGGAATGCAAGCTACGTAAAATACCAGCAATGCTTACAGACATGTTTAATTCTTCGTATTCAATGTGTCCTTGGTTCCTTTGACCGCGCTCAGCCGCTCCTGCTTATCCACCTCTATCAGCTTGTCCACCATTTCGTCGATATTACCATCCATAAATTCGGGGAGATTATATACGGAGAAATTAATCCGATGGTCGGTGACGCGGCTCTGGGGAAAATTATAAGTGCGTATCTTCTCGCTCCGGTCGCCCGAACCTATCTGGGTCTTGCGTATGGTGTCGCGTTCCTTCTTGACCTTTGATGCCATGGCATCATAGATACGGGTGCGGAGCAACCTCATGGCCAGGTCGCGGTTGCGATGCTGTGAGCGCTCGGTCTGGCAAGCCACCACCGTCCCAGTCGGTATATGGGTCAAGCGAACGGCCGACGCGGTCTTATTGACGTGCTGTCCGCCCGGACCGCCGGCCGAATACGTATCCACCTTAAGGTCTTCGGTGCGGATTTCCAGCTCCACCTCTTCCGCCTCTGGCAGAACCGCCACGGTGCAGGCCGAGGTATGGATGCGCCCGCTGGCTTCGGTCTGCGGCACGCGCTGGACCCGATGCCCGCCGCTCTCGAACCTGAGGTGTTTATAAACGTCTTCGCCCTCTATGGAAAATGATGCGTCCTTAAACCCGCCCAGCCCGGTGGAACTGGTATCAATAAGCGTCATCTTCCAGTGCTTTTTGTCTATGTATTTAGAATACATCCTGAACAGCTCCGAAGCGAACAATGCCGCCTCCTCGCCGCCCGTGCCGGCCCGGATTTCCATAATCACGTTCCGGTTGGCATTCTCTTCATTGGCCAGGATCATTTCCTCTATCCGCGAAACAAGCTCCTGCTCCTTCTTGGCCAGCACTTCCAGCTCTTCTTTCATAAGCTGGTAAAAATCCGCCTCGTGACCCTGTTCGCCCAGAAGCACCGTTAACTCGGAAACCTGCTTGCGGATGTCACGAAGGGCCTGGAGCGGCGTGGCGAAGCGGATGAGTTTGCCACGCTCCTTCATCAAGGCCGAATACTTGGCCGGATTGGAAACCACATCCGGCTGGATGATAAGAGTCTCTATCTCCTCGTAACGCTTTAATATGTCAGACAGATTCTTTTCCATAGATTAAACACGCATACACAAAGATTGTCAAATGTGTTATAAGAAATGCAGCAGATAGTGCGTTGTGTTCGCGGAGCGGCATCCCGCCGTAGCGGGAGATGTAGAACAACCCTACATACTACATTCTACCTACTAATACCGGGCTAAGATTTCGGCGGTTCGTTGGTGGCAGCGCCGGTTGCTTCCGAGGCTACGCCCTTGGCAGCGTATTTCTTGCGGAATTTCTCCACCCGTCCGGCCGTATCAATGAACTTCTCCTTGCCGGTATAAAACGGATGGCATTTAGAACAGATTTCCACGCCAATCTTTTCCTTGGTGGAACGGGTCTTGAACGTCTCGCCGCAACCGCAGGTCACGACAGTTTCCATATATTTCGGATGAATCTTTTCCTGCATAATATAAACTCCTTTAGAATCTTAATAATCAGCCGTTTCTTTTACTATAAACCACTATCTTTGTCAAGATATTTGGATATGCCGGGTTAAAATTTATATTGATGCTTAGCCTTTACCAATTCCATTATTAAATAGTCCAAATCAGCCCTGCTATGCAGTGCGCTTAATGTAATCCTGAGCCGGCTCTTGTCGGCTGGCACGGTAGGCGGGCGAATGGCCGGGATAAACATACCCTGGCGCCAGAGATGCTCTGATATCTTAAGCGTCTTCTTGGGGTCGCCTATCAAAATCGGAATAATCGGGCTGGCCGAGCCTTGGAAATCAAATCCATATTTGATTAAGCGGCTCTTTACATAATCCGTCTTGTCCCATAACTGTTTTCGCAATCCGGGCTTGGCCCGAATAACCTCCAGTGCCGCTACAGCGGCAGCGCAGTCGGCCGGCGGCAATGCCGTGGTGAATATGAACGGACGGCCCTTGCTCCTGATATAAGCGATAAAATCCTTTGTGCCGGTGACAAATCCGCCCATGACGCCAGCGGCCTTGCTCAAGGTCCCGATACTAATATCTATCTTGACCGATAAGCCCAGGTGTTCGGCCAGCCCCCTGCCGTGCTTGCCGAAAACCCCGGTCGCGTGCGCCTCGTCGACAATAGTATAGCATCTGTATTTCTTAGCTAGTCTGACAATATCGGCCAGCGGAGCGGCGTCGCCGTCCATGCTAAAGATAGCATCGGTAATGATGTAACGCTGTGATTTGGGATTTGAGATATGGGATTTGTGCGTAAGCAAGGATTCCAGATGATCGACATCGCGGTGTCGATAAACGAATGATTTGGCTCTGGTCAGGCGGATGGCATCTATCAGGCTGGCGTGGTTGAGCTCGTCACTAAAAACCACATCGCCTTCCTTTATCAACGTGGTAATGACTGCCAGATTAGCCACGAAACCAGAAGTAAACAAAAGCGCTTCCGCCGCGCCTTTAAATCGAGCAATAGCTTTTTCCAGCTGATAATGCGGCGTCTGCGTGCCGGCCATCAGGCGCGAGGCGCCGGAACCAACGCCAAACCGCTCCAGGGCCTTCCGGCCAGCACGGCGTAAATCCGGATGCTGGGACAAGCCGAGATAATCATTGGAACAAAACGAGATGTACCACCTACCGCCTATCTTCACCTTAGCGCCGTTTATGGCACTGATGGTTCTGAACTGCCGGAGCAGTCCGGCCTGACGTAGCTGGCTAATCTGTTGGCTGATAAAATCCATATACGACAAAGTTCAGTGCTTCATTCCCAGGTTATCCAACATCCTTAAATCATCTTCCACCTGGCGCCCGGGCTGGGTGAGGTATCCGCCTATCATCATGCCGGTGGCGCCGGCGTAGAATATCCACGACTGCATATCGCCCAGGTTCTTCTCCCGCCCGGCGCAGATACGGATATCCTTAGCCGGCAGGATATACCTGTAAACGGCGATAATCCTGAGTATCTCCTGCGGCCCAAGCGGTTTAACTTCGGCCATCGACGTGCCTTTAATGGAAATGAGGAAATTAAGCGGTATCGATTCCACATCCAGTTCCCGCAGGGTCAAAGCCATCTCTATCCGGTCCGACCAGCCCTCGCCCAGTCCGAATATCCCGCCGCTGCAAACCCTTAGGCCGGCATCCTTAAGGTTGCGGATGGTCTCTATGCGCTCATCATAAGAATGCGTGGAACAAACCTGCTTGAAATACCGGCGCGAGGTTTCCAGATTATGATGCGCTTTACTGAGTCCGGCTGCTTTGAGCCTGAGAATGTTCTCCCGGCTCATCCGGCCGAGCGAACCGCAAACGTATGGGTTGCCTTTATTAACAGGATATTCGGAAGAAAGATTACGGACACTCTCGGCGATGCCGGATATCTCATCATTATCCAGCGTATTGCCGCTGGTGACGATGCTGAACCCGTGCGCGCCTATCTCCTTGCTCCGCTGGTAACCCTTGCGGATTTCCGACTCCGGCATCAGCGGGTAAACATCGGCCTGGCTGTTATGGTGAACCGATTGGGCGCAGAACTTACAGTCCTCGGAACAGGCGCCGCTTTTGGCGTTGATAATGGAGCAAAGATGAACCTTATCCTGATGAAAATGCTGCCGGATGGCATTGGCGCCGTGAAGCAGCTCCCAGAGCTCGGCCTTGTCCGAGGCCAGGAACTGCGCGGCCGTCTGGTCTATCTGCCTGCCGGAAATAATATCTTTGACAATAGAGTCAATATTCATAATAAACAGGTTAATTAGCCAAGATGTTACTGTATATGCTACCTACTTGTATTAATTACCGGCGGATTGGCAAGGATTTTTGCATCTGTGAACTGAGCCTTGATGGGAGTGACAGAAATATAGCCTTCGTGAACGGACTCGATATCGGAATGGACATGTTCCGGATGAATTCTGGGACGGCGGCGAAAGACGGACAACTCCGGCCCGGCCTTCATCCAGAAATATAAACGGCCTCTCGGGTCTATGCCCTTGACAAACCGCTCCCTGACCAGGCGCATATCCTGGCAGGTAAAACGGATACCCTTGATTTTAGAAACCGGCCGGTAGGGAATATTGATATTAAAGACGCTGCCCGGCTCGGGACGGGTCTTGAGTATGTCCATGATAACCTTATATGCGGCCCGGATAAACGGCGCGAAATCCATCCGGGCGGGCATTTCCCTGGGCCGCTCAACCGAGACGGCAAAAGAGGTTATGCCCCAAAAGGACGCCTCAATCGCCGCGGCAACGGTGCCAGAATAAAAGATATCCAGCCCCAGATTAGCCCCGAGGTTAATGCCGGAAACTACCATATCCGGACGGCGCTTAAGATAATGCCCCAGCGCCAGCTTGACGCAATCGGCCGGAGTGCCCTTGACGGCATAAATATAATCCCTGCCGCTGTTGCCGTAAGTTATTTTCTTTACGAAGATGGGCGAGAGTATAGAAATGGAATGGCTGATGGCGCTCTGCTCGAACAACGGCGCTATCACTGTAAGCTGATGTCTTTGCCTGAGGATATCCTTGAAGGTTACTAGCCCTTCGGTTTCCAATCCGTCGTCATTTGTAAGAAGGATTCGCATTCTTCAATCTATCCGGCTCATCGCGCTAACGGCCGCGATACAAACTATTCTTATGACAGCCACTCGGAACGATGCCTCTTGAACTGGGTCTGGAGCCGGGTTATCACCCGGGCGAAAATCTGGCTGACTCGCGATTCGGAAATATCTAGAATTAGCCCTATCTCCTTCATGGTCAGATCGTCGTCAAAATAGAGCTCCAAGACCAGGCGTTCTTTCTGAGAAACCCGGCTCTTGAGATACTCGACGATTTCCTTATTGATTACTTTCTTGTTGGAAAACTCGTCTTTGCGGCACTTGAGCACATCGCTGAACTCCATGCTCTGCTCGTTCTTTTCAGACCCGAGCGTGGCATTAAGCGAAAACATATTGAAGGCGCAGGCATCCTGGGCCATTTTATTGTATTCATCCAGGTTAAGGTTAAGGTTCTTGGCGATTTCAAAGTCGGTCGGCGCGCGGCCCAGTTTTTCCTGCAGATGCTTGCAGGAACGGCTGAGCTGATGCGAACGGGTCCTGACCAAACGCGGCACCCAGTCCATTTCGCGCAGTTCGTCGAGCATGGCGCCACGGATGCGGTTGACGCAATAAGTCTCGAACTTAATACCCCGGTCAAGGTCAAACAGCTTGATGGCATCCAACAAGCCGAATATCCCGGCCGAAGACAAATCCTGCACATCCACCGAACCGGGTAAATGCCCGGACATCTTTTCGGCCACCTGACGGACTATGGGCAGGTAAATCTTCACCAGCTGGTCGTGATATTGCTTGGCTCCGGTCCTTTTGAATTTCTCCCATAGCTTCCGTGTGTTTTGCTTATCCGCGAGTTTTGCCTGGGCCATGACCTCTTGAGCCGAACGCTCGGATACAAGTCCCGTCGCGACAGGCTGGTACTGTTCATCCATTAACAAGTGACCCCCGCCTCTTCTTATATCCTTTCGGTTTTCCATACTCGCGTCTCCTTCTTTTGCCCACTCTCGAGAAATTAAAATATAAAAATAAATCAGACCCGCAGGCCGTAGTGTCCGATCTTGTTTCTCAAAGTCTTTTCCGATATTTTCAGGGCTTCGGCCGTCATTCTCCGGTTCCCGCCGAAATGTTCCAGGTTCTGCTGAATGACTTCCTTCTCAATATCGTCTATGGTCTGTCCGACCAGCTCCGGATGCCCGTCCGGCTTAGCCTCGCCGTTGAGCCAGCCTGAAATATGGCTGGGCATAATCACGTCATCTCCGACCACGGTCATCATCCGCTCAACGATGTTGAAAAGCTCGCGGACATTGCCCGGCCAGCAGTACTTTTGCAGTAATTGAAAAGTATCCTTGTGTATCTCCTTGGTCTTTCGGCCCGGAGACAGCTTGTAAGTGATATAATGATGGATTAACGGGATAATGTCTTCCTTGTGGTCGCGCAAGGCCGGCAGGTGTATGGGGATGACGCTCAGGCGGTAATAAAGGTCCTCGCGGAAATGGCCGGACCTGGCCATCTCGATAAGATTGCGGTTCGAGGTGGCGACAATCCGGACATCCACTTTTTTGGTCATATTGCCGCCGACCCGTTCGAAAGATTTCTCGTCCAGCAACCGCAATAGCTTGCACTGGAAATTAGAATTAATCTCGCTAACTTCGTCCAGCACCACCGTACCCTTGTCGGCCGACTCAAACCGCCCAATGCGCGTAGCCTCGGCTCCGGTAAACGCGCCTTTCTCGTGCCCGAACAACTCGCTTTCAATCAGGGTATCCGAAAGCGCCGGGCAGGAGATAGGCACGTATGTTTTCTGGCAACGCGGGCTCAAGGAATGCAGCAGCTTGGCCGCCAGCCCCTTGCCGGTGCCGCTCTCGCCGGTTATCAGAACGGTGCTGTCGCACTGGGCCGCCTGTTTTATCTGCTCAAAAACGGATTCCAGCTGGGGCGTATCGTAAATGAAGGTAATGTCATCTATCTTGTATTGCATAGTTATTTATCTTCCTGGTCCAGAACCTTTTTAACTTCCAGGAGCGAACGATGCATCTTTAACCTGACCACGCGCATCAGCCGGTCGATGACGTCCTCGCCGTAAAGCCGGTGTCCGGCCGGCGTACGTTCCTCGGCATTTATCAGTCCCATCATGGTGTAGTTGTGGATGGTCTGGCGCGAGATATTGATGCCCTGCTTGGCCAGGTGATGGATGATTTCCTCTACCCGAAAAAGCTTCGACAATGTGGCTTTCATCTCTTTTCCTCTACCGTTCTTAGCCTTGGGTTTCATGGTTTATTCTTCCCAAGCCAAACATACTTTACGTTTCGTAAATTACGCCTGATAATATACGCTTCGTAAAAGTAGGTGTCAAGAAAAATATAGTATTTTTGGTGAAATATTTTATGGGGTAGGTGTCGGAATCGGCCGTTAAACCCTAAGAGTCAATCGCCCTAGCGCGCAGGTATCTTGCGGGTTACTTCGCGATAGCGCCCGTATTTTCCGTTCTGCATATTCTGCAGGAATTTGACCAGGTAAATTATTTCTTCCATTTGGCCGTATTTTTCCTGCAAATATTTAAGCGCCTGCTGAACCGTCTTTTTGGAGTGCCAGATGAGCTTGAATGCCTTCTCGATCGCCTCTACTTTCTCCTCGGAAAATCCGCGCCGTTCCAGCCCGATGGAATTGGGCGCCCGAACCTTGGCCGGATGTCCTTCGGCAATCATGAACGGAGGCACGTCCTGAATGACCCGAGCGATGCCGCCAATAAACGCGTGTTTGCCGATGGTCACAAAATGGTGCACACCGACCAGTCCGCCCAGCACGGCATAGTCCTCCACCCAAACATGTCCGCCCAGCTGGACACCGTTGGAAAGAATCGTATTACTGCCGATGATGCTGTCGTGCCCGACGTGGGCATAAGCCATCAGCAGGTTATTGTTGCCCAGGATGGTTTCTTCCTTATCTTTGGTGGTGCCGCAATGGACGGTCACGAATTCGCGGAAGGTATTGCCGTCGCCGATGGTCAGCCTGGTCGGCTCGCCCCGGTAAG
The genomic region above belongs to Candidatus Brocadiia bacterium and contains:
- the ffh gene encoding signal recognition particle protein, giving the protein MFDNITEKLQAAFRKLAGRGKLTESNIQDGLREVRMALLEADVNYKVVKDFIDRVTKRAIGQEVIQSISPAQQIIKIVHDELVTLMGGAVDASLQFASQPPTVIMMAGLQGCGKTTTCAKLAKFLIKKGKRPLLVAADIQRPAAVDQLKSLGKQLNIPVYSEEMGPPPRICAQAVKHAITNNLDVVILDTAGRLHINEELMDELKEINRRTSPNHIFLVADAMTGQDAVNSAKAFNEQLPLGGVILTKLDGDARGGAALSIKAVTLKPIKFVGIGEKMDNFEEFHPDRMASRILGMGDVVSLVEKAQSVMDEDQAKKLQDKMLKNKLDLQDFLDQLQQIKKMGSLKDLMAMIPGIGGALKNVDMDDKQLKRIEAIIQSMTPKERTEPDILDGKRKLRISKGSGTSVAEINSLLKQFNEMQKMMKNMGKMPKSMMSKFLR
- the bioF gene encoding 8-amino-7-oxononanoate synthase gives rise to the protein MDFISQQISQLRQAGLLRQFRTISAINGAKVKIGGRWYISFCSNDYLGLSQHPDLRRAGRKALERFGVGSGASRLMAGTQTPHYQLEKAIARFKGAAEALLFTSGFVANLAVITTLIKEGDVVFSDELNHASLIDAIRLTRAKSFVYRHRDVDHLESLLTHKSHISNPKSQRYIITDAIFSMDGDAAPLADIVRLAKKYRCYTIVDEAHATGVFGKHGRGLAEHLGLSVKIDISIGTLSKAAGVMGGFVTGTKDFIAYIRSKGRPFIFTTALPPADCAAAVAALEVIRAKPGLRKQLWDKTDYVKSRLIKYGFDFQGSASPIIPILIGDPKKTLKISEHLWRQGMFIPAIRPPTVPADKSRLRITLSALHSRADLDYLIMELVKAKHQYKF
- the bioB gene encoding biotin synthase BioB — encoded protein: MNIDSIVKDIISGRQIDQTAAQFLASDKAELWELLHGANAIRQHFHQDKVHLCSIINAKSGACSEDCKFCAQSVHHNSQADVYPLMPESEIRKGYQRSKEIGAHGFSIVTSGNTLDNDEISGIAESVRNLSSEYPVNKGNPYVCGSLGRMSRENILRLKAAGLSKAHHNLETSRRYFKQVCSTHSYDERIETIRNLKDAGLRVCSGGIFGLGEGWSDRIEMALTLRELDVESIPLNFLISIKGTSMAEVKPLGPQEILRIIAVYRYILPAKDIRICAGREKNLGDMQSWIFYAGATGMMIGGYLTQPGRQVEDDLRMLDNLGMKH
- the prfA gene encoding peptide chain release factor 1 gives rise to the protein MEKNLSDILKRYEEIETLIIQPDVVSNPAKYSALMKERGKLIRFATPLQALRDIRKQVSELTVLLGEQGHEADFYQLMKEELEVLAKKEQELVSRIEEMILANEENANRNVIMEIRAGTGGEEAALFASELFRMYSKYIDKKHWKMTLIDTSSTGLGGFKDASFSIEGEDVYKHLRFESGGHRVQRVPQTEASGRIHTSACTVAVLPEAEEVELEIRTEDLKVDTYSAGGPGGQHVNKTASAVRLTHIPTGTVVACQTERSQHRNRDLAMRLLRTRIYDAMASKVKKERDTIRKTQIGSGDRSEKIRTYNFPQSRVTDHRINFSVYNLPEFMDGNIDEMVDKLIEVDKQERLSAVKGTKDTLNTKN
- the rpmE gene encoding 50S ribosomal protein L31, producing the protein MQEKIHPKYMETVVTCGCGETFKTRSTKEKIGVEICSKCHPFYTGKEKFIDTAGRVEKFRKKYAAKGVASEATGAATNEPPKS
- the surE gene encoding 5'/3'-nucleotidase SurE; translation: MRILLTNDDGLETEGLVTFKDILRQRHQLTVIAPLFEQSAISHSISILSPIFVKKITYGNSGRDYIYAVKGTPADCVKLALGHYLKRRPDMVVSGINLGANLGLDIFYSGTVAAAIEASFWGITSFAVSVERPREMPARMDFAPFIRAAYKVIMDILKTRPEPGSVFNINIPYRPVSKIKGIRFTCQDMRLVRERFVKGIDPRGRLYFWMKAGPELSVFRRRPRIHPEHVHSDIESVHEGYISVTPIKAQFTDAKILANPPVINTSR
- the murA gene encoding UDP-N-acetylglucosamine 1-carboxyvinyltransferase; this encodes MDKFIIKGGSLLKGSVTVSGSKNAALPILAATLLAKGQCVIKGVPNLSDVEVLAKILRELGVDVERKPNGDIETEVKNEKNSTARYELVKTMRASFCVLGPLIGKRRTAKVSLPGGCVIGVRPIDLHEKGLKMLGATIDYEHGYLIGKADKLVGCEMYLGGTFGSTVTGTANVLMAAVLAKGRTVIENAACEPEVQDLSNFLVKMGAKIKGIGTHRLEIEGVKLLKGTTYTVIPDRIEAGTFITAGALLGDNMTIKNCRLDHLVAVLDKYKDMGVTVTRVSNTECRVSRVKYIKPVDVATLPYPGFPTDMQAQVMVLLALADGISIITEKIYPDRFMHVAELNRMGARIRKEAAYSIIQGVKHLLGAPVMASDLRASAALVLAAMVAKGTTEVQRVYHIDRGYEKIEQKLIALGANIKRVSDKVSAADE
- the prmC gene encoding peptide chain release factor N(5)-glutamine methyltransferase codes for the protein MSVSIAGILRSLHSKDKSRNIDVETLLAHSISPRAERIELYKNPDKVLAKQTIQRFNKYLKQYRCDYPLAYIVGHREFMSLDFVTKPGVLIPRPETEFVVEAALVALKTVARPVVMDIGTGSGNIAVSIAKHINNPAIKIYASDISARALVIAGQNSRNHKVSKFITFCRGNLFEAFRKHRLEGKVDMIVSNPPYVARSEARLLMPSVRRYEPKQALFAIDSGLSFYKEIIASAPKYLKPGGRVILEMGHNKLRHIQKLVVKSGYFGSIKTIQDYNGIERVIVTKYIGHSI